The DNA segment AAGTATTAGCAAAAGTAAAGGCAACTATTTGGGCGTATGAGTATAAAAATATAGAAGCACATTTCAAAAAAATAACAGGCAGTCCGCTCAGACAAGGAATAAAAATACTTACTAATATTCAAGTAACTTTTCATGAGGTTTATGGGCTGTCTCTTTCTATTAAATACATAGATGCGAGCTTTACCATAGGTGAAAGAGAAAAAAATAAGCAAGAAGTAGTAGAAAAATTGCAAAAAAATGGTTTATTAGAACTGAATAAACAAATTCCCCTCCCATTTACCCCACAAAAAATAGCATTGATAAGCTCTTCCACTGCGGCAGGGTATGATGATTTTATCAAACATATCCAACAAAACGGGAATAGGTACCAACTGAGTATAACTTTTTTTGAAACCGTTATGCAAGGAAAAGATTCTATAAACTCAATCACTCAAAACCTCAATACGATACAAAATAAAAAAGAACTTTTTGATATTATAGCAATAGTGAGAGGAGGCGGGGCACAAATGGATATGGATAATTTCAATGATTATGACCTTTGTAGCACTCTTTGTAAGATGCAAATACCCGTATTTACAGGTATAGGACACGAAAGAGACCAAAGTATTGCGGATATAGTGGCGCATACGAGCTTCAAAACCCCTACAGCAGTAGCACAATTTATAATAGACGGATGCATGAGCTTTGAAGGGCGTTTAGAATATGTGTATGACAAAATATACCAGTCCGCAAGCAGAATTATTCAAGACCAACACTACCTTATGCAATCCATATACCCAAAAATACAGCAATCCGCACAAGAAAATCTCTATCAAAATAAAAATAAGATATATTTTTTAGAAAATACTATCTTTCAAAAAATGAGTAAAACAATACAAATGAAAAAAAATAGAATAAACATACAAGAAAATACCCTTCTTTTGCAAACAAAACAAACTATTCAGAATAAAAAAAATAGAATAGATACTTTAGAAAAAATAATTCAAAATCAAAACCCCATGAACATACTCAAAAAAGGATATTCTATCACCAAACCATTAAAAAATATAACTTTGGGAAGCACTCTACAGACAAGAACTATTCACTATACCATAACATCTACCATAACCGATATAAGCAATGAAAAACAATAAAGAAAGAACTTACGCAGAGGCAATGAAAGAATTAGAGGAAATATCAGAATATTTAGAAAATGCTGACATAGATATTGATAAAATGAACGAACTCGTTTTAAAAGCCGCAGAACTCATACAATTTTGTAGAAGTAAACTCCTCCAATCCGAAAAAATATTAGAAGAAATCGGACAAAAAAAAGAAAACAATAGCCATTCATAGTTTTTATCCCCATAATAAAAAATCTCATCGCATTATTTTGAATACCCTATCTAAAAGTAGTTTAAAAAAGAAAGAGTATTTTTTATATAACAAGAATATAAAATAATGCATACTTTATCTCAACAACAAAATTATCTAATTATTATTTCTAATTATATTCATATATGAGAAAAAAAATTTTCTTTTTAAAAAAAGACCCCTTACATTTTTGGTGTACCGTCAACGAAAGAGTCAATCAATACTTTTCCGAAAATAATATTACCAAATACGGAAATAAAACTCTCTACCTAAAAACAATAGTAATGGTATCCATTCTTTTTATTCCTTACTTATTCCTTGTATATTTCCCAGTTCCGTTTTGGATATATATAATATGTAGCATAGTGATGGGAATAGGCACCGCAGGCGTTGGTATGAACGTGATGCACGATGGAAACCACTGCTCTTATTCTCCCAAAATGTGGATAAATAAAATAATGGGAGGAACTATCTATATCTTAGCCGGAAACGTCTATAATTGGCAGGTTCAACACAACGTACTCCACCATACCTATACCAATATTCACGGGCATGACGAAGATTTAGAAGGAGGTATAGTAATACGTTTTACTAAAGAATCACCATGGTACGCTTTCCATAGATTTCAGCAGTATTATTTTATATTTTTATACGGACTTTTAACCCTTAACTGGGCTACTAACAGTGATTTTTATCAGATGAGCCGCTACCAACAGAGAAATCTTTTTTATAAAAAAAGCATTCCCGCACAATGGGAATGGACTATTTTAGTTATCACTAAAATTATATACTTCTCTGTATGGATTCTTATTCCTATCCTTGCAGGCATTATTTGGTGGAAGGTACTGATTGGTTTTTTTGTAATGCATTATGTAGCTGGTATTATACTCAGTATTGTGTTTCAATTAGCACACGTAGTCAATAAGACAGAACACCCCATGCCAAGCGAAGGCGGAGAAATAGATAACGCCTGGGCTATACACCAACTCCATACCACAGCAAACTTCGCTACCAAAAATAAGATTCTCAACTATTTTACCGGCGGATTAAACCATCAAATAGAACACCATCTCT comes from the Chitinophagaceae bacterium genome and includes:
- the xseB gene encoding exodeoxyribonuclease VII small subunit codes for the protein MKNNKERTYAEAMKELEEISEYLENADIDIDKMNELVLKAAELIQFCRSKLLQSEKILEEIGQKKENNSHS
- the xseA gene encoding exodeoxyribonuclease VII large subunit; the encoded protein is MEILSLSQLMRGIKQVLDVSLDSSYWIVAEIGEMRIHSSKHCYLELIEKKETEVLAKVKATIWAYEYKNIEAHFKKITGSPLRQGIKILTNIQVTFHEVYGLSLSIKYIDASFTIGEREKNKQEVVEKLQKNGLLELNKQIPLPFTPQKIALISSSTAAGYDDFIKHIQQNGNRYQLSITFFETVMQGKDSINSITQNLNTIQNKKELFDIIAIVRGGGAQMDMDNFNDYDLCSTLCKMQIPVFTGIGHERDQSIADIVAHTSFKTPTAVAQFIIDGCMSFEGRLEYVYDKIYQSASRIIQDQHYLMQSIYPKIQQSAQENLYQNKNKIYFLENTIFQKMSKTIQMKKNRINIQENTLLLQTKQTIQNKKNRIDTLEKIIQNQNPMNILKKGYSITKPLKNITLGSTLQTRTIHYTITSTITDISNEKQ
- a CDS encoding acyl-CoA desaturase; its protein translation is MRKKIFFLKKDPLHFWCTVNERVNQYFSENNITKYGNKTLYLKTIVMVSILFIPYLFLVYFPVPFWIYIICSIVMGIGTAGVGMNVMHDGNHCSYSPKMWINKIMGGTIYILAGNVYNWQVQHNVLHHTYTNIHGHDEDLEGGIVIRFTKESPWYAFHRFQQYYFIFLYGLLTLNWATNSDFYQMSRYQQRNLFYKKSIPAQWEWTILVITKIIYFSVWILIPILAGIIWWKVLIGFFVMHYVAGIILSIVFQLAHVVNKTEHPMPSEGGEIDNAWAIHQLHTTANFATKNKILNYFTGGLNHQIEHHLFPNISHIHYTKLATIIQKTASECMLPYHEFYTLSDALYSHFQYLKKLGVKPT